In Elephas maximus indicus isolate mEleMax1 chromosome 4, mEleMax1 primary haplotype, whole genome shotgun sequence, a genomic segment contains:
- the TNFRSF1A gene encoding tumor necrosis factor receptor superfamily member 1A encodes MGLPTVPGLLPPLVLLSVLVEIYPSGVVGLVPHLGEREKRDNLCPKGKYNHPKNSSICCTKCHKGTYRHSDCPGPGLDTDCRECEIGTFTALENHVAQCFSCSTCRKEMDQVELSPCTVSEDTVCGCRENQYRRYQSLSLFQCLNCSLCPNGTVRIPCKEKQDTVCTCHAGFFLNGNECIACSNCRNDQDCAKLCLPPSETVKGYQDTGTAVLLPLVILFGLGLLSLFICIMCHYQRWKPKLYSIVCGEPTPVEEGEFEGVITKPLDPGYSSSSSFSPTPAFSSTPAFSPTPAFSPTPGFTPTPAFSPTPGSNFSPLGWSNLRNASPPRDVAPPFQKAGPILTAAPASTLTPTPPQSPDADPAMLYAVVDHVPPTRWKEFIRRLGLREHEIERLELQNGRCLREAQYSMLAAWRQRMPRREATLELLGSVLCDMDLRGCLEDIEEALRGPAPLAPVPFLPR; translated from the exons ATGGGCCTCCCCACCGTCCCTGGCCTGCTGCCGCCATTG GTACTCCTCTCTGTCTTGGTGGAAATATATCCCTCAGGGGTTGTTGGACTGGTCCCCCACCTTGGGGAACGAGAGAAGAGAGATAATCTGTGTCCCAAGGGGAAATACAACCACCCTAAAAATAGTTCCATCTGCTGTACCAAGTGCCACAAAG GCACCTACCGGCACAGCGACTGCCCTGGCCCAGGGCTGGACACGGACTGCAGGGAGTGTGAAATTGGTACCTTCACTGCCTTGGAGAACCACGTAGCACAATGCTTCAGCTGCTCCACGTGCCGAAAAG AAATGGACCAGGTGGAGCTCTCTCCTTGCACAGTGTCCGAGGACACCGTGTGCGGCTGTAGAGAGAACCAGTATCGGCGTTATCAGAGTCTCTCCCTTTTTCAGTGCCTTAACTGCAGCCTTTGCCCCAATGGCACTGTGCGTATTCCCT GCAAGGAAAAACAAGACACCGTGTGCACCTGCCATGCAGGGTTCTTTCTAAATGGAAATGAGTGTATCGCCTGTAGCAA CTGTAGAAATGACCAAGATTGCGCAAAGCTGTGCCTGCCCCCAAGTGAAACTGTTAAGGGCTATCAGGACACAG GCACCGCAGTGCTGTTGCCCTTGGTGATCCTCTTTGGTCTTGGCCTTTTATCCCTCTTCATCTGTATAATGTGCCACTACCAACGGTGGAAGCCCAAGCTCTACTCCATTG tttgtgGGGAACCGACACCTGTAGAAGAG GGGGAGTTTGAAGGAGTTATTACAAAGCCCCTAGACCCAGGGTACAGCTCCTCTTCAAGCTTCAGTCCCACTCCGGCGTTCAGTTCCACCCCGGCCTTCAGTCCCACCCCGGCCTTCAGTCCCACCCCAGGCTTCACTCCCACCCCGGCCTTCAGTCCCACCCCGGGCTCCAACTTCTCCCCCCTGGGCTGGTCCAACTTAAGGAATGCATCACCTCCCAGAGATGTGGCCCCACCCTTCCAGAAGGCTGGCCCCATTCTCACCGCGGCCCCTGCCTCCACCCTTACACCCACCCCTCCTCAAAGCCCAGATG CCGACCCAGCGATGCTGTATGCTGTGGTGGACCATGTGCCCCCGACACGCTGGAAGGAGTTCATACGGCGACTAGGGCTGAGGGAGCACGAGATCGAGCGCCTGGAGCTTCAGAACGGACGCTGCCTGCGCGAAGCGCAGTACAGCATGCTGGCAGCCTGGCGACAGCGGATGCCACGACGCGAGGCCACGCTGGAGCTGCTGGGCAGCGTGCTTTGTGACATGGACTTGCGCGGCTGCCTAGAGGACATTGAGGAGGCACTGCGCGGCCCCGCCCCCCTCGCCCCAGTGCCCTTCCTCCCCCGATGA